One Simkaniaceae bacterium genomic window, TTAAATCCCTTGAAAGCTGATCGCTTCCTTCAGAGTGTGAAGGAACCTCCCCCATTGTTTTAAAGTGATTGACAATGGGTTTATGATTTACAAAGCCCCAGAGATAGGTATCGAATGAGCCAAATTCCTCTTGAATTTTCAGCGCTACCCTAGCATTTTCTCGTACGCTAAATACTTTTCGACGATTTCTGATCACTGCAGGATCCTTGAGCACTTCTTCAAGCTCGCTATCGGTCATCCTCGCTACAATTTCTAGTTTAAATTGATGAAATAAACGTCGATATCCCTCTCTCCTCTTGAGAACCGTCTCCCAGCTGAGGCCTGCTTGCGCCCCTTCTAAACAAAGCATTTCAAACAGATGTCGATCATCGTGAACAGGAACGCCCCATTCTTGATCATGATATTTTTCGTAGAATTCTTTCCCTGTCCCGAAACATCTTTGACCATTATTTTCCATATTTACCCTCATGTTCAAATAGCCACCTCCGGAATCATATCCGGAATCGATATATTTAGATAGTTTACAATGCTATTTTACTTGAAATTACTTTTTAGTTAAAGTATACTTTACTTAAATAGGTAAAATAAGGCAAGTAGCTATGAAAATCACTAAGGAAGAACTCATCTCAATTATTGCGCAATTTAACCCTTGGTGGCGGGGGGAGAAAATACCGGATCTTCCCCGATGGAATCGCGGCGCTTTTTCCGAGCTCATGCGATGGATCAAAAAGCCACCGGCACAGAGAGCCGTACTGCTTTCTGGAGCTCGTCAGGTAGGGAAAACCACTCTATTACTACAAGCTATCCAGAGTCTTCTTGACTCCGGGGTTCCGGCAGGTAGTATTCTTTACGCCACATTCGATCACCCAATTTGTAGGTTAGCGGGACTTGATGCCGTGCTGGAAGCTTGGCGAGAGCTGGAACCCAAAGGTAGTGGCCCGGAATATCTATTTTTAGATGAAGCTCAATTTATTAAAGACATTGGTATATGGGTCAAACATCGAGTGGACTTTACTAAATCACAACGAATTGTATTTACAGGCTCTGCTACTCCGCTAATACAGAAGGATCAAGAATCGGGGGTGGGCCGATGGCATAGTATTCAGATCTCAACCCTCTCTTTCTACGAGTACCTACAGATTAAAAACGTAGAACTTCCTCAAATTCACGAAATTGAATCACTAGCCTCGCTACTCAATCTTAGTCCTAGTGAACACTATAAGATTGTCCAAAGCTGTTCGTATTTAATAGGACATTTTCATGAATATCTTATCCGTGGAGGATTTCCTCAGGCAGCACTTGTTAACAGCGTCACACAAGCCCAAAGACTACTAAGGGAAGACATTGTTGACAAAGTCCTTAAGCGAGACATGACCGCTCTCTTTGGCGTTCGTAGAATTCTTGAACTTGAACAGATGTTCATCTTTCTTTGTATGCAGGATGGGGGGATGCAGGATACGCAAACAATCTCTAAAGATCTTGGCATTGCAAAGCAAACAGTTCAAAACTTTGTCGATCTTTTCGAGTCAACACACCTCGTTTATAGACTCCTCCCATTTGGCTATGGCAAAGAAGTTCTTCGAGGGAAAAATAAACTTTATCTAAGTGATCCTGCCATAGCGCCCGCTGTATTAATCAAAGGCAAGACAATCCTCGAAAACCCCATTGCACTGAGTCAATGTGTAGAAACAGCGGTGATTGGCCATCTATGGTCCCATTGTCGAATCAATCAAGCACGCTTTAGCTATTGGCGCAGTCCAAAGGAGGCGAAAGAGGTAGACTTGGTTATAGAATTAGATGGCGCCATATTGCCATTAGAAATTAAGTACCAAGCACAGAGTGTTCAAGCTAGGGATGTCCCGGGACTTATTGAATTAGTTAGGAAAAAAGAACTAATCACTCGAGGCTACATAGCCACCAAAACACCGAGTGATCTCGGCCTTATACCGGTAGATTTTCAAGAAAATAAACCCATCATGAAAATCCCGGCGTGTCTGCTTTGTTTCTACCTGGGACAAGCTGAATTTCACCAAAGAAATATCTTGAATGGTTGAATCGATAGGAAAGGTAGCGCTCTGTCACACTCAAAATTTAAGATGTGACTTATAGCAAAAAAAACTGCTATTCTTAGTGTCATCTTTAATATACCGGGAGTGATTCAAGAGTTGGAATTTTTAGAAGCCGGCGCACCGATGGTCGATTGGGTCGAAGGCCCTTTACCGAACCGACGCGCTATTGACAATAGGCAGAGGTGAGGTAAATCGACCAAGCGGGGATGCCGGCGACAAAAAAAACAGCTCTTGAATGACGAGCGGTATAGATTAGGCGTGTTGCCTTTTTTGGAGCCTTAATTTGTATGCAATCTAACCACGCTTCAACTTTGTCATGGTGGGACATGGATCCACAAGAAGTGCGCAATGGAATCAATCAGCGCATCATGAGCATCGAAGCTCCAATACCTACTGTTTTTTCCGTTGCAGACCATACCTTGACTCGAGAGGGCCGAAATACACCCATTCGCATTTATACTCCAACTGAAGGGGATCGCTTTCCGATTATCCTACTGATTCATGGAGGTGCTTGGGTAGCGGGAAATCTTGATACGCATGACAACCTAGCTCGATACCTATCTTCCGAAGCAAAAGCAGTTGTTGTTTCAGTTGGATATCTAAATGCCCCTGAAGGAAAATTCCCATTACCCCTTGAACAATGTTATGACACTTTAATATGGATGACCAAACATGGCCCTGAGATTTTTGCCGACACGAGCAAACTTGCAATCGTAGGAGACAGCGCCGGAGGGAATATGGCGGCGGCCCTTTGCCTTATGAATCGAGATCGAGGCGGACCAAACATAGACTTACAAGTACTCATTAATCCGGCTCCCGATTTAACTTGTCATGGAACAATCCTAAGACAAAAGGACTCATTGGATATGCTCCGATGGCAAGCCACTCAATATTTATCAGACCCAAATGATGCAAATAACCCCTATGCATCCCCTTTAATAGCAAGCGATTTAAGCAACCTACCGCCGGCTGTCATCATCTTAGCAGAACAAGACGCTCTCCGAGACGCCGGCCAAAAATATGCAGATCGATTGCAAGCAGCAGGTATACCCACCTATGTTTATTGCCAACAAGGAGTCAATCATTTGGCAGGCCATGGAGCGAAGGCTTTCGGTTACGCACGTGAATCATTGAATGTTGCAGTAGCGCAAATCCGCAAAACATTAAAAAAATCCCCTTCCATAAATAGAGGCAATTGTTCAAAATAGATCAACCTTATTATCCAATAGGTGCTTATGCACACTGTATCTTTCCCTCCTCCCCCTTATTACACATTTAATGATCAAATCCCCCTTCCCAAGCCTAAACAACGGTGTACTCGACCATCCCTATCCGATGTCATTATACTTACGGTTATCTCTATAGCTGCCACAGTAATAGCAGGATTTCTTCTAACCTCGCTAGCCATAAGTGCTATCGATCTTCAAGTCAAATACAACCAAGGCAATTGGAAGGTTGTAAACTACACTAACTTAAGTTCTCGACCCTTAGAATGGTATGATGTTGCTGCAAGATATGCGGGTCTCGTTGAATCAACCCTCGTAATCATAGCGATTCTATGCGTACCTATCATTCGGCTTGATGCTTGCATTCGCCAATACTGTGATTCCTCTGATTTCCCTTAATATGGTGACAAATTAGGAAACTGACAAAAAACATCAGTTTCAAAGATTAAATAATCATTAAAGGAGAACTATTTATGGCCCGTATTGAATATTCTGAAAATGGAAATAGCCCACTTCAAAGGCTTTTAGGCCATAATCTAGAAATCCTAAATAAATGGGATCTACTATTAGATACATTTTATCAATTTTCTAGCTTTGATCCTCAACTTCAAGAAGAAGTAAGGCGCACTATTGCATATCAGATCGAGTGCGCCCAATGTATGTCATTTGGCTGTCCTACGCAGAACATCCAAGATCCTAAGACAAGAGTTGCAGTTGATTTTGCAAGAAAAATGGCCCAAACCACTCTACCTATTTCTGAAGAAGATATAGAAAAGCTAAAGAACTCTTTCTCTGAAAAGGAAATTGCAGAATTATGTGCATTCATAGCCTTTGGGACCGGCTATGCAAGATTTGGGGCTGCCTTATCCGTAGATGTCAAAAGCTAATTTGATTTTGACATTAATGAAAAGAGGCGTGTTTAAAACGCAATTGAATATAAAAAATTTTATATTTATGAATGATTTATCTCTTGAAAGATGAAAGAATCATCGTTTTACAATTGCCACTAAAATATCTTTGGGAGCAAAAGGAGAATCTATAAATCTGAATTCATAATTTGGATTAATCTCAAGAAGCGCGCTCTTGAGATTCTCGATCGAGATGTGACTATAGGCGCCGGCATTAAATTGTCTTACATCATCGATCAAAATAGAATGGTTTTTGATATGATGCTTCCCGATTTCCCTGATTTCCCTTAATATGGGAGCAAACTGGTCTTGGGTTTTTCTATTCACTAATTCCGCACTATGAGCATCTAACCAAAACGTTGCCGGAGCATCTACCTCATCTAAGATGACAGATAGCTGTGATGCCGAATCCCCTAAAAACAACCTTACTTTTGAAAAGCGGTTAAATGCTTTTTTTGCTGCATAATATCGTCGCTTATTAATCTCAATAGAGTAGACATATTCAAATTTTCCCGTACTTAAAGCTTGCCTGATACCCTCACCACAGTAAGTCCCGGTTTCAATAAAATACTGATTAGGAAACTGACAAAAAATATCAGTTGAACCACTCGTAAAACACTGAAAACAAAATGAATTTGATAAAAACAACCCGCAAATCATTTTTTGTAGTAAATTCATTTCTCATCCCTAACGGTTGTAGAGAATCTTTTAACCGGATTTTTTAACAACTTCTGATTTTAGCATCATTGGACCGAATCCGGGAACTTTAGCTTCAATATTGTGCCCATCCACTTCATCCACAATACGGATGCTTTTCACTTTAACTCCAACTTTGATTACAGAAGAGGATCCTTTGACTTTGATATCTTTGATAATAGTCACGCTATCCCCATCTTGGAGAATATTCCCGACAGCATCCTTAACGACTTTCTCATCGCTTGTCTTCTCAATTTCAGAATCGGGAATCCATTCATATCCGCATTCAGGACAGATATATAGATTACCATCTTCATACGTAAAATCAGATCCACACTTGATACAGGGGGGAATACCTTTCATAAGACTCCATTCACTTAAGCTTTTAAACTCGGTCTTGCAACTTATCCCGAAATAAGTTGCAAAGTCGAGATCATATACGGAAATGCATTTAAAAGCGTAAGAATATCCCGGCATACTACTTCAGCACAAGAATAATCAATTGACAAAAACACACATTAAATTGAAAATAATTAGATTCAATTCATTGGTGTATGGAAATTAAATGAATATTAAATGCCTGCTAACTTTTCTTTTAATGGGCGTATCGCTTCAATTCTTTGCTGAAGATTTTTCATGTGCTCCGGAAAAGCCCCTCCCCTCTGTAGTAATTAACTCTGCCCCCTCTAAATCTCTCGTCTTACCGGAAAACTCTTACGGATATTTTAAAGGAGGCACTTCAGCTATTTCTCCAACGATAGGAGTCGGCTATCGGCAAAGAGATATTGAGTCATTACGCGGGAATGATTATTCACTCAATATTCAGTTTCCTCTATTGTCAAACATTATCCCCTCTTTTAAATACACCCGATTATTTTATCATTCTACTGAACATGAATCTAGATATTTTGGACTTGGAATAGAAGCACTGAGTTTTTATATTCCTAACATTCAATTGATTTGGGGGAAAGAATACGAAAAGGTGAAATACGGACAATTTGAACTAAACCTGCTTCCCCTTATTGCTACTCCAATTATATTGCTTTTCGATGAAGGGCATCACTCACATTACTCAAATAATCCTTTGTACTATTTAGGCGGCGGCTTAATTGCAACGGCAGCCTTTGTAACATATACCGTTGCATTCTAAACTGCTTAGCTTAAATAATCGGAAATCAGAATGAAGATAAAATCCATACTCGTTTTTTTTGCATTATTGTTCTCGAATTTAGTGCCATTTTTTGCAGATGAACCCCCTTCTATGGTTCCCGGCAACTTAAAAGACACTCTTTCAATCCAAGATCCTGTTTTATTTTCAGAACAATATCAAAACCCCCTTAATCAACCCTCTGACTATTCTTCTTTAGGAAAAAAGGAGAAGAATGCTTATATAGCCGTTGGTCTTTCGCTTTTCCCCGGCCTTGGACATGTCTATTTAGATGATTATAAAACAGCAGCGGGGCTTGCAGGAACATTTAGTCTGGGATTAGGACTCAATCTCAGCCATTTGGGAGATCAGAGTCTAGATATAACTGTTGCGATGGACACGTGGTTCTATGGAATCTATGCCTCCTATCGCGATACACACCTCTATAATGGAGAAAAAAACTACCGCTATCAGATGCCAACAGATAGCTTTACCGATTTGTGTTTTGCCCCACTTAGTCCGGTTATTTTAAATAAACCTGAAGTATGGGGTGGTGTTTTGGGTGCTCTTGCTGCCGGAATTCTCCTGCACAAGCTTGCTTATCCCGATGACGCACATGTTAGTTGTAGTCTCAGCGCAACATATCCCTTATCAGCATTTCCCGTTGGAATCGGAGAAGAAGCCTTTTTTAGAGGCTATGTGCAATCCGCTTTGATTGAGCATTCCAATCCGGCGATGGGGATTGCCTCTTCTTCAATCTTATTTGGCTTAGCCCACTGGGACAATGCTAAAGCCCTTCCGAAGGAATATCGTTGGCGCTATCACGCCTTTTCAGTCCCTTTTATTTCTCTTTTCGGATCTTATTTTGGTTGGCTTGCTTACAAAAATAACTCACTTAAAGAAAGCGTTGCCGTCCACGTCTGGTACGACTTTTGGCTTTTTTTGGGAAGCTACTTAGCATCTCAGGCAAACATTAATACTCCACCTGCTCGCTTTGCTATTACAATTCCATTTTAAATCATCTCGACTTTGCAGTTTACCTAAAATCGCATTTCATCTTATGAGGTTGTTTTTGGTGTAAACCACGGTATAATAATGGAATATATTGAAATCCCTCACTTAAAGCATAACGTATCGCGCATTGGTTTAGGAACATGGGCTATTGGTGGCTGGATGTGGGGCGGCGCCGAAGAAAAAGAATCCATTGCAACGATTTGTCATGCACTTGATCTCGGTCTTAATCTTATTGACACAGCTCCCGTATATGGCTTTGGCATAGCAGAAGAAGTTATTGGTAAAGCGCTTAAAAGTTATGGTCAGCGCGACAGGATCATTTTAGCTACTAAAGTCGGTTTGAGCTGGAAGGATCGAAAAATTTATCGCGATGCCCGTAAAGAAATCATCATTAAAGAACTTGAAGACTCACTCAAACGACTTGGTAGCGATTATATCGATCTTTACCAACTCCATTGGCCTGATCCTCTAGTGCCCATTTCTGAAACGGCAGAAGCTTTAAAAAAACTTCTCGATCAAGGGAAAATTCGCGCTATTGGTGTGAGCAATTTCTCAACGCATCAAATGGAAGAATTTCAAAAATACGCTCCTCTACATTCCCTGCAATCGCCTTTCAACCTCTTTGAGAGGAAGATTGAGCATGAAGAACTCGCCTATTGTATTCAATCGGGGATTGCAACACTCGGTTATGGATCTTTATGCCGCGGACTTTTAAGCGGCTCAATGGATCAAAACCATCATTTTGAAGGCGATGACTTGCGTAAAATCGATCCCAAATTTCAACTTCCCCGCTTTGCATCCTATTTGAAAGCTACCCATAAACTCAAAGAATGGGCAAAAAATAAATACGATAAACCTCTTCTTGCCCTTGCCATTCGTTGGGCACTGGATATGGGCATTAGCGTTGCTCTTTGGGGTGCACGCCATCCGGATCAACTCAATACATTGGATAGCATCTGGGGATGGGAACTCACTGAGAACGATTTCATTGAAATCGATGAAATCTTGCAAGAAACAATTCCCTCACCTATCGGACCGGAATTTATGAATCCGCCGAGTAGCGATAAAGTTTTAAAATAAAATCATGTTCCATCGGCATAAAATAAACCTCTATCTTTGTCTAAGCATCACTTTTCTCTTTGTAGGCATTTGTTTTTTTTCTTCACTTAAGGAGTGGTCTCATATTGGTGTTGCTCATCGGCTCAAAGGCATTGGATCAATCTTTGGAATCGGCGGCTATTTTTTACTGTCACTCTCTCTACTTCTTTCATCTCGATTTAAATGGTTAGAGGGGATATTTGGCGGACTTGATTGCATCTATGACACGCACCGATACATCGGGACTTGGGGCTTTTACTTGATACTCTTTCATCCGGTCTTTTTCGCCCTTAAATGGTTGCCTAATCGAATCGGCCATTTTTTCTATACTTTTTTACCCTTCCATCAGAACGTGACAATTAATTTGGGATCTTATGCTTTCTGGCTGATGGTCATCATTCTTGCGATCACTTTTTTTAAGATTCTCCCCTATCACCAATGGAAAATGATTCATAAATTGATGGGGGTTGTTTTTATTTTAGCATCGATGCATATCTTTTTTGCACGAGACCTCTTTAGTTCCTCTAAACCATTACTGGCTATCCCTCTCATTATTGGATTAATCAGTATCGCATATAAACAGATCATTTATGCCTATTTTATTCGATTTCCTCTATATCAAGTCGTACAATTGAATTATCTCGATCATCAAACCATTGAAATTTTTTTAAAGTCCCTTTCAAAAGGCACTCCTTTTTTTCCCGGTCAATATGCATTTTTTAGTTTTCATAGTGCATCTCTTTCAAAAGAATCTCACCCGTTTACTTTATGTGGTCATCCGAATGGGTCTGAACTCTCACTTATTGTCAAAGCCAGAGGTGATTTCACGCGCAAATTATATACGGATCTTAAAATAGGAAACCAAGTTACGGTTGAAGGGCCATTTGGTCAGTTGAATTATCTTAAAGCAAAACCTTTTCAAATTTGGATTGCAGGTGGGATCGGGATTGTTTTATTTCTGGTTTGGGCTCGGCATTTATTTGCATTGAAAAAGACGGTTCCATTGAAATCAATTCAATTGTTTTATTGCGTCCATAAAGAAGAAGACGCTCTTTTCTTAGACGAGTTCAATCGCATTGCCAAACATTGTCCTCAATTTAAATTTTTTCTTTTCTGTACGGATCAACACAATCGGCTGAGTATCAAAAAAATTGAA contains:
- a CDS encoding DNA-3-methyladenine glycosylase I, with translation MENNGQRCFGTGKEFYEKYHDQEWGVPVHDDRHLFEMLCLEGAQAGLSWETVLKRREGYRRLFHQFKLEIVARMTDSELEEVLKDPAVIRNRRKVFSVRENARVALKIQEEFGSFDTYLWGFVNHKPIVNHFKTMGEVPSHSEGSDQLSRDLKRRGMVFVGATIIYAFMQAVGMVNDHLITCRCRS
- a CDS encoding aldo/keto reductase, which translates into the protein MEYIEIPHLKHNVSRIGLGTWAIGGWMWGGAEEKESIATICHALDLGLNLIDTAPVYGFGIAEEVIGKALKSYGQRDRIILATKVGLSWKDRKIYRDARKEIIIKELEDSLKRLGSDYIDLYQLHWPDPLVPISETAEALKKLLDQGKIRAIGVSNFSTHQMEEFQKYAPLHSLQSPFNLFERKIEHEELAYCIQSGIATLGYGSLCRGLLSGSMDQNHHFEGDDLRKIDPKFQLPRFASYLKATHKLKEWAKNKYDKPLLALAIRWALDMGISVALWGARHPDQLNTLDSIWGWELTENDFIEIDEILQETIPSPIGPEFMNPPSSDKVLK
- a CDS encoding alpha/beta hydrolase; this translates as MDPQEVRNGINQRIMSIEAPIPTVFSVADHTLTREGRNTPIRIYTPTEGDRFPIILLIHGGAWVAGNLDTHDNLARYLSSEAKAVVVSVGYLNAPEGKFPLPLEQCYDTLIWMTKHGPEIFADTSKLAIVGDSAGGNMAAALCLMNRDRGGPNIDLQVLINPAPDLTCHGTILRQKDSLDMLRWQATQYLSDPNDANNPYASPLIASDLSNLPPAVIILAEQDALRDAGQKYADRLQAAGIPTYVYCQQGVNHLAGHGAKAFGYARESLNVAVAQIRKTLKKSPSINRGNCSK
- a CDS encoding ferric reductase-like transmembrane domain-containing protein, yielding MFHRHKINLYLCLSITFLFVGICFFSSLKEWSHIGVAHRLKGIGSIFGIGGYFLLSLSLLLSSRFKWLEGIFGGLDCIYDTHRYIGTWGFYLILFHPVFFALKWLPNRIGHFFYTFLPFHQNVTINLGSYAFWLMVIILAITFFKILPYHQWKMIHKLMGVVFILASMHIFFARDLFSSSKPLLAIPLIIGLISIAYKQIIYAYFIRFPLYQVVQLNYLDHQTIEIFLKSLSKGTPFFPGQYAFFSFHSASLSKESHPFTLCGHPNGSELSLIVKARGDFTRKLYTDLKIGNQVTVEGPFGQLNYLKAKPFQIWIAGGIGIVLFLVWARHLFALKKTVPLKSIQLFYCVHKEEDALFLDEFNRIAKHCPQFKFFLFCTDQHNRLSIKKIEAQSPHLKKSSIIMCGPKRLTRDFTAQFAKVGINRNQIEFEDFEFL
- a CDS encoding CPBP family intramembrane metalloprotease, which gives rise to MKIKSILVFFALLFSNLVPFFADEPPSMVPGNLKDTLSIQDPVLFSEQYQNPLNQPSDYSSLGKKEKNAYIAVGLSLFPGLGHVYLDDYKTAAGLAGTFSLGLGLNLSHLGDQSLDITVAMDTWFYGIYASYRDTHLYNGEKNYRYQMPTDSFTDLCFAPLSPVILNKPEVWGGVLGALAAGILLHKLAYPDDAHVSCSLSATYPLSAFPVGIGEEAFFRGYVQSALIEHSNPAMGIASSSILFGLAHWDNAKALPKEYRWRYHAFSVPFISLFGSYFGWLAYKNNSLKESVAVHVWYDFWLFLGSYLASQANINTPPARFAITIPF
- a CDS encoding alkylphosphonate utilization protein, yielding MKGIPPCIKCGSDFTYEDGNLYICPECGYEWIPDSEIEKTSDEKVVKDAVGNILQDGDSVTIIKDIKVKGSSSVIKVGVKVKSIRIVDEVDGHNIEAKVPGFGPMMLKSEVVKKSG
- a CDS encoding ATP-binding protein; protein product: MKITKEELISIIAQFNPWWRGEKIPDLPRWNRGAFSELMRWIKKPPAQRAVLLSGARQVGKTTLLLQAIQSLLDSGVPAGSILYATFDHPICRLAGLDAVLEAWRELEPKGSGPEYLFLDEAQFIKDIGIWVKHRVDFTKSQRIVFTGSATPLIQKDQESGVGRWHSIQISTLSFYEYLQIKNVELPQIHEIESLASLLNLSPSEHYKIVQSCSYLIGHFHEYLIRGGFPQAALVNSVTQAQRLLREDIVDKVLKRDMTALFGVRRILELEQMFIFLCMQDGGMQDTQTISKDLGIAKQTVQNFVDLFESTHLVYRLLPFGYGKEVLRGKNKLYLSDPAIAPAVLIKGKTILENPIALSQCVETAVIGHLWSHCRINQARFSYWRSPKEAKEVDLVIELDGAILPLEIKYQAQSVQARDVPGLIELVRKKELITRGYIATKTPSDLGLIPVDFQENKPIMKIPACLLCFYLGQAEFHQRNILNG